CATCGCCTGGGTCATGGGAGTGCCGTGGCAGGACGCCGGCACGGTCGGCGGCTTGCTGGGCACCCGGACCGTGCTGAACGAGTTCGTCGCCTTCTCGCAGCTCGGCGCGCTCAAGGAGACGCTCGATCCGCGCTCCTTCGTGATCGCGTCCTTTGCGCTGACGGGCTTTGCCAACATCAGCTCGGTCGGCATCCAGATCGGCGGCATCGGCGCCCTGGCGCCGACCCGCAAAGCCGATCTCGCCCGGCTGGGCTTCCGCGCCATGCTGGCGGGCACCCTGGCCAACTTCATGTCGGCAACGATCGCAGGTCTGCTCTACTGAGTGTGCGAAGCAAGCACGTCGACGCTGATCCCGAGCCGGTCCGGCAGGTCGGCCCGAACGGGCCTCACCGTGCTCCACGGAGTTTTCCCGGGTGCTCCGGGGCCCTGACCGGGCCTATATTGTCGGGTGATACCACCACTCCGGATCACCATCGAATAGTGCCGGCTGCCGGCAGGGCGATGCATGACGATAGACACGTTGCGGGACTTCGTACGAGAGATCGAGCGCGCCGGTGAACTGGTGCGGGTCGCCCACCCGGTCGATATCAAACTCGAGATCGCAGAAATCACCGATCGGGTCATGAAGAGCCCTGGTGGCGGCCCGGCGCTGCTGTTCGAGAAGCCGGTGCTGGCCAACGGCAAGACGAGCCCGGTTCCGGTCGGCATCAATCTGTTCGGCTCGATGCGCCGCATGGGCATTTCGCTCGGCGTGGAGCGCCTCGACGAAATCGGCGGCCGCATTTCCGAACTGCTCAACCTCAAGGTGCCGGACGGCCTGCTGGGCAAACTCTCGATGCTGCCGAAGCTGGCCGAGGTGGCCAAGTTTCCCCCGCGGACCCGGAGCGGCAAGCCGGCATGTCAGAGCGTCGTCCTGCAGGGCGACGAGGTCGACCTCGCCTCGCTGCCGATTCTGACGACCTGGCCCGATGACGGCGGACCATACATCACCTTCCCGATGGTGATCACGGAAGACCCCAGCAAGGGCATCCGCAACGTCGGGATGTACCGCGTCCAGGTCATCGGCAGGAACACCGTCGCGATGCACTGGCAGCGCCATAAGGTCGGTGCGGCACACTGGCGCGAAATGGCGGAGAAGGGTGAGCGGATGCCGGTCGTGATCGCGCTCGGCGGCGATCCCGCCGCGATGTACTCGGCCTCGGCGCCGCTGCCGCCGATGATCGACGAGTTTCTCTTCGCCGGCTTTCTGCGCAAGTCACCGGTGGAACTCGCCAAGGCCGTCACCTGCGATCTCGAAGTGCCCGCCGAGGCCGACATCGTGCTCGAGGGGTACATCGATCCCTCTGAGCCGCTGGTGCTCGAAGGCCCCTTCGGCGATCACACCGGCTTCTATTCGCTGGCCGACTACTATCCCAAGGTGCACATCACCTGCGTCACTATGCGGAAGGATCCGATCTATCCCGCCACGCTGGTGGGCCGCCCGCCGATGGAAGACTACTACCTCGGGCACGCGACCGAGCGAATCTTTCTGCCGCTCCTCAAGCTGACCACGCCGGAAGTCGTCGACTATCACATGCCGGCCTGCGGCATCTTCCACAACCTGGTCTTCGTCTCGATCGACAAGCAGTACCCGGGCCACGCCTATAAAGTCATGAATGCCATGTGGGGCGCCGGGTTGATGTCGCTCGCCAAGGTCATTGTCGTCGTCGACAAGCATGTCAACGTCCAAGACCCTGACGAGGCCTGGTGGATTGCGCTCAACAACATCGACCCCGAGCGCGACGTGCGGTTCAGCATGGGGCCCGTCGACGTGCTCGATCATGCCAGCCGCTCCTTCAGTTTCGGCAGCAAGATGGGCATCGACGGCACTCGTAAGTGGCCGGAGGAAGGCTTTACCCGCGAGTGGCCGCCGCTGATCGAGATGGATCCGGCCACCAAGCGGAAGGTCGATGAGATGTGGCCCAAGCTGGGCATCAAGCTGTGAGCGGTATCCAGCCCGAGGCGGGTGGACGGGAAGGTCAAACCTTCGCGGGCGGCTCGCTCGCGATCCGGTATCTCAATTTCGTCAAGCTGCCGCACACCCTGTTTGCGCTGCCCTTTGCGCTGCTTGGTGTGCTGGCCGCGTCGTTTCAAACCTCGATTCGGTGGCAGACCGTCCTGCTCGTGGTCATCGCTTTCTCGGCGGCCCGCTGGGTGGCGATGGGCTTCAATCGAATCGTCGACCGCGAGTTCGATGCCCAGAACCCGCGAACCCGCGCGCGCGAGTTGCCCAGCGGAGCCTTGACGCTGCGGCAAGCCTGGGCGTCGGTCATCGTCGCCGGGGTCGTGTTCGTCGCGGCGGCGGGGTCGCTCAATTCGGTCTGCCTCTGGTTGTCGCCCGTGGCGCTGGTCTGGATCATGACCTACAGCCTGGCCAAGCGCTTCACCTGGTGGCCCCACCTCTGGCTGGGGATGAGCCTCGCCATTGCGCCGGTCGGCGGGTATCTCGCCGTGACCGGCGCCTGGAGCGACCCCTGGTGGGTGCTGCTCGCGGTAACCGTAGGGGTGGCCACCTGGGTTGCGGGCTTCGATATGTTTTACGCGTTGCCGGACGAGGCCTTCGATCGAGTCACCGGCCTCCGCAGTGCCGTGGTCAGGCTGGGCGAGCGGCGCGCGATCCTCGCGGCCAAGCTGCTGCATGGACTCACGATTCCGGCGCTGGCGGCGTTCGGGTACGGCGCCGGGTTTGGGCTCTGGTTCTACTTGGGCCTCGTGGCCGCGGCCGGCATTCTGGCCTATGAGCACCAGCTCGTCAAACCGGGCGACCTGTCCCGGCTCGACGCCGCCTTCTTCACCATGAACGGTGTCATGAGCGTTACCGTGTTTCTGTTTGCACTGCTCGATCGGCTCGTCTAATCCCTGCTCGGCCGGAGGCTCGCATGTGGAAGAAGGTCGTCAAGATTGCGATCGTCGTGCTGGCACTCGTCGTCGTGGCCCTCGGCCTCTACGTCCGCCGAATGATGCCAAGGTTTCCCGAGCAGCTGTTCGTGCAGCCGAGCGGGCCCTATGCGGTGGGCACTCGGGAGTATTCCTGGACCGATTCGAGTCGTGCTGAGCCGTACACCAAAGATCCGTCAGACCATCGCCGAGTCGTGGTGCA
This portion of the Gemmatimonadales bacterium genome encodes:
- a CDS encoding menaquinone biosynthesis decarboxylase, with amino-acid sequence MTIDTLRDFVREIERAGELVRVAHPVDIKLEIAEITDRVMKSPGGGPALLFEKPVLANGKTSPVPVGINLFGSMRRMGISLGVERLDEIGGRISELLNLKVPDGLLGKLSMLPKLAEVAKFPPRTRSGKPACQSVVLQGDEVDLASLPILTTWPDDGGPYITFPMVITEDPSKGIRNVGMYRVQVIGRNTVAMHWQRHKVGAAHWREMAEKGERMPVVIALGGDPAAMYSASAPLPPMIDEFLFAGFLRKSPVELAKAVTCDLEVPAEADIVLEGYIDPSEPLVLEGPFGDHTGFYSLADYYPKVHITCVTMRKDPIYPATLVGRPPMEDYYLGHATERIFLPLLKLTTPEVVDYHMPACGIFHNLVFVSIDKQYPGHAYKVMNAMWGAGLMSLAKVIVVVDKHVNVQDPDEAWWIALNNIDPERDVRFSMGPVDVLDHASRSFSFGSKMGIDGTRKWPEEGFTREWPPLIEMDPATKRKVDEMWPKLGIKL
- the ubiA gene encoding putative 4-hydroxybenzoate polyprenyltransferase, which produces MSGIQPEAGGREGQTFAGGSLAIRYLNFVKLPHTLFALPFALLGVLAASFQTSIRWQTVLLVVIAFSAARWVAMGFNRIVDREFDAQNPRTRARELPSGALTLRQAWASVIVAGVVFVAAAGSLNSVCLWLSPVALVWIMTYSLAKRFTWWPHLWLGMSLAIAPVGGYLAVTGAWSDPWWVLLAVTVGVATWVAGFDMFYALPDEAFDRVTGLRSAVVRLGERRAILAAKLLHGLTIPALAAFGYGAGFGLWFYLGLVAAAGILAYEHQLVKPGDLSRLDAAFFTMNGVMSVTVFLFALLDRLV